In the Castor canadensis chromosome 1, mCasCan1.hap1v2, whole genome shotgun sequence genome, GCTGTAGGTACATGATGATGACGGTCCCATAGAATATGGACACTGCAATGAGGTGTGATGCACAGGTGAATAAAGCCTTCTGGTATCCCTCAGTTGAGTGCATCTTTAAAATTGTGGTAAATATGAACTGGTAAGAAATTAAGATAACAAGGAGTGCAAAAAAGATATTAAAGcttgaaataagaaaaagaatcaacTCATTAATGTGTTTATCAGAACAAGTCAGAGTCATGACTGCTGgaatatcacagaaaaagtgatggATCACATtggacacacagaaagagagacagaacgTGTCTGCAATGTCAATAGCAGCAGTCAGAAGACCAAAGATGAAAGAACATTTGGCCAGACAAGCACACACATTTGTTGTCATGATAGTAGGGTAATGTAGAGGTTTGCACACTGCTGCATAACGGTCATAGGCCATTGATGTCAAGAGGTAACTTTCAACAGTTGCAAAGAGTACAAAAAAGAACATCTGAGTAGCACATGCATTGTAGGAGATGATCTTATCTCTTAAAAGCAACCCAGACAAAACCTTTGGGGTAACTGTTGAAGAGTAGCAGAAGTCCACCAGAGACAAGTtactgaggaaaaagtacatgggagtgtggagACGGGAGTCCAGCAGAATTAAAATGATCATTCCTAGGTTCCCTATCACAGTGATGAGGTAGGTGAGGGTGAACATTATAAAGAGAGGAACTTGTAGTTGTGGAACACTGGTGAGTCCTAGCAGAATGAACTCATTCACCTCTGTATTGTTCTCCATAGATGGTATTTTAGAATTACAAGATACTCTGTAACACAGAGAGGTAAAAGAACACATTGATGAACCCAAATCAGTTGCACACAAATTAAATATCTAATCAATATTGTATGATAATAataaggcatttaaaaatattcttcatatTTAAAGCACATGACAGCAATGCAATTTGCTGTACAAGCTATCTGTACAgtgtcagacatttaaagaaatagtGTCCTTGTTGATCACCTTCTTAACTCCTTCATTTTGTGTCTGAgcaagctaagttgcaggaaaggCCAGTAAATTGCCCAAGATCATATGCATAGTATAAGTCCATCTCCTGTGTAAGAGTTTTTGTTTCTAATAGGttacatttctgtatttctcacagtgtgtgtgcgtgtgtgtgcacttAATTTTCTCATCAAGTTTATTAGGTTGATTAGTAATTACACTGCTTTCTATATGATGTAATTTGGTAAcaaagaggttaaataatttataCAAGGTCACACAGGTTTTAAAAGACAGATTCAAGTTGTACACTCAGGGTGGTTTCAAACCTAAATGctgttaacaaattttaaaatttaaatttattttaagtgaTACATAAAAACAGAGAAACTGTTAACATATTAGTGGGTAACATGACATttctacatgtacatatattctGAAATGTTTAAATTAGGTTAAACATATCTGTTGACTCaaatatttgccatttctttacagtgaattgattttaattttattcaatctGTATTTAATCATTGTCTCCATTGTAGTAAGCCTAATGCATGGATTTGCACAGTACAACAACTCACAAATAAGTTGATATTAGATGCAGTGGGATAAATTCATCATTAGAGAGAAATgtagcaaacaaaacaaattctGAATGAAAAGTGTACCATTGTGTGTAAAACTTAGGGATCTGGGAAAAAGTCTATTTGCATTCACGTATAGAAGCTCTGTTCTTTACTACCATGGGCTTTAAATTTAGTTCTTTGAGCCTTATTTTACCCATCAGTGAAATGAATGTTAAGGAATTATTGTAAGATTTAGATGAtaaaatgcatgaaaatatcTCACTTGAGTGATAAGCACACTTCTAGTGAGTGTGAACTCAAATACTATACAGAATAGTCGTATAGAATGACATTTTCCATGCTGGTTCAGGAAAGATAGGTAGCAACATACAGGTGGGTGGGTTTGATTTTTATGACTTATAACCTTTTCCTATAGATTATACCCACTCAGACCTTTTATTTCCTCCAGCATTTCTCACTCTATTATTCTTCTCCAACatgagaagaaaatgaggttCAGAAAACTTAACTTAGGGCCCTTGTCTCCAAGGTAGCAAAGAGAAGAGCTTCTAAATCTGAGTGCAAATGGACCTTTTCCAGCCCTAGGTTTTACATGCAGGGGTGTGCTTTTGTCTCAGAATTGGTTTTATTTGCTGTACATGTCTCTAATGATGCATTTACCCCACTGTATCTGCCATTAGCTTATTTGTGAGTGACTCCACTGTGGCATTCCAGAGGAGTGGCTATGACAGCCATTTTGCATGAGAAAACAGGGATCTTCAAGATCCCTTTTCTTTAATATCTTACTTTAGATTCATATTTTACTTAGAGTTGAAAATCCCCCCTTCTTAGACTCATTCTCACTGCCATTGATAGCAACATGTATATGGATCAAAGATATTGGAGGATGAAATTCCATGGCATGGGGGCTTGGCA is a window encoding:
- the LOC109678756 gene encoding olfactory receptor 5B17-like; this translates as MENNTEVNEFILLGLTSVPQLQVPLFIMFTLTYLITVIGNLGMIILILLDSRLHTPMYFFLSNLSLVDFCYSSTVTPKVLSGLLLRDKIISYNACATQMFFFVLFATVESYLLTSMAYDRYAAVCKPLHYPTIMTTNVCACLAKCSFIFGLLTAAIDIADTFCLSFCVSNVIHHFFCDIPAVMTLTCSDKHINELILFLISSFNIFFALLVILISYQFIFTTILKMHSTEGYQKALFTCASHLIAVSIFYGTVIIMYLQPSSSHSMDTDKIASVFYTMIIPMLNPVVYSLRNKEVKSAFRKVVEKTKYSLGLIF